A part of Papaver somniferum cultivar HN1 unplaced genomic scaffold, ASM357369v1 unplaced-scaffold_118, whole genome shotgun sequence genomic DNA contains:
- the LOC113330607 gene encoding uncharacterized protein LOC113330607 — protein MLVDKASTISSDRLQWEKLFNHLVYILKTQQTQLESLVTDRKLLQDRIKIQYDRFVSEVRILEDQISQMKKGLTMEEMANSVELKKLHLILGFKQREYFLYKRKSDDAQDDLHDFKSWFDYLSRKCAEQEEKLGGIVVDAEKHKDGESILISAKNTREEERRCGALETEVKKLKRENENLTSKHKTDVSALLSERNFVWNQLKKMENDYFDLLKCKRAEVSRANEKIRELLTSVEKMQSSNDKKDETIVILKAKVAKLEEDMVRSNIEMSTHSRELELLRKPRNGLSTPFLKRCPTKTSTTTTKNAESQMDPTSSHTLGRHVNIESARSETSNDKNSEKANRRSSKRKTAEENSKSGTPSLFTSEFKVPKLKNPSSKSSVT, from the exons ATGTTAGTAGATAAAGCTTCAACAATCTCCTCAGATCGTCTTCAATGGGAGAAACTATTCAATCACCTTGTCTATATTTTAAAAACCCAACAAACCCAGCTTGAATCTCTTGTTACTGATAGGAAATTACTCCAAGATCGAATCAAAATCCAGTATGATCGTTTTGTTTCTGAAGTTCGTATACTTGAAGATCAAATCTCTCAg ATGAAGAAGGGTCTTACAATGGAAGAGATGGCCAACTCGGTAGAACTTAAAAAGTTACATTTGATTCTCGGGTTCAAACAgagggaatattttctttataaaCGCAAAAGTG ATGATGCACAGGATGATTTGCACgacttcaaatcatggtttgactACCTGAGCCGTAAATGTGCCGAGCAGGAA GAAAAACTTGGAGGCATCGTCGTGGATGCCGAGAAACATAAAGATGGAGAAAGTATCTTAATATCTGCAAAAAATACTAGGGAAGAAGAACGACGTTGTGGGGCATTGGAAACTGAGGTAAAAAAATTGAAGCGCGAGAATGAGAATCTTACATCAAAGCACAAAACTGATGTTTCAGCGCTGCTGTCAGAGAGAAATTTTGTGTGGAACCAGCTCAAGAAGATGGAAAATGACTACTTTGATCTCTTAAAATGTAAGCGCGCTGAAGTTTCTCGAGCAAATGAGAAGATAAGGGAACTGCTAACTAGCGTGGAGAAGATGCAGTCATCGAATGATAAAAAGGATGAGACCATTGTGATTTTAAAAGCTAAGGTAGCTAAGCTTGAGGAAGATATGGTCAGAAGCAATATTGAAATGTCAACACATTCGAGAGAATTAGAACTGTTGagaaaaccaagaaatggtttaAGTACCCCGTTCTTAAAACGTTGCCCAACGAAAACCAGTACCACGACCACAAAAAACGCAGAAAGTCAAATGGATCCTACGAGTAGTCATACATTGGGAAGGCATGTGAATATCGAATCAGCCAGATCAGAAACCTCGAACGATAAGAACTCTGAGAAG GCAAATAGGAGAAGTTCAAAGAGAAAGACAGCTGAGGAAAATTCCAAATCAGGCACTCCAAGTTTGTTCACATCTGAATTTAAAGTTCCAAAACTAAAGAACCCTTCTTCAAAATCCTCTGTAACTTGA
- the LOC113330552 gene encoding calcium-dependent protein kinase 28-like, with product MGLCLSKTRVSNGGKTTTTATTTTTNKQHKENNNTKSSTTTTTSHNNHKQQQQRNSSQQHSQKARGGSTKRSSGIVPCGKRTDFGYDKDFEEKYSIGKLLGHGQFGYTFVATDKSNGDRVAVKRIDKNKMILPIAVEDVKREVKIFRALTGHENVVQFHNAFEDDSYVYIVMELCEGGELLDRILSQKDSRYTEKDAAIIVRQMLKVAAECHLHGLVHRDLKPENFLFKSSKEDSPLKATDFGLSDFIKPGKKFQDIVGSAYYVAPEVLKRQSGPESDVWSIGVITYILLCGRRPFWDKTEDGIFKEVLKGKPDFGRKPWPSISHSAKDFVKKLLVKDPRARLTAAQALSHPWVREGGDASEIPVDISVLSNMRQFVKYSRFKQFALRALASTLDENELANLKDQFDAIDVDKNGSISLEEMKEALAKDLPWKMKETRVVEILQAIDSNTDGLVDFSEFVAATIHVHQLEEHDSEKWQLRSQAAFEKFDVDRDGFITPEELRTHTGLKGSIDPLLEEADIDKDGKISLPEFRRLLRTASISSVRGSNNTRKSSSMRNSRRL from the exons ATGGGTCTATGTTTATCAAAGACGAGAGTTTCTAATGGAGGCAAAACAACCACCACGGCAACCACAACCACAACGAATAAACAACACAAAGAGAACAACAATACAAAATCATCAACAACGACGACAACATCTCATAATAATCATaagcaacaacaacaaaggaATTCATCACAGCAGCATAGCCAAAAGGCAAGAGGTGGTAGCACAAAGAGATCAAGTGGGATTGTTCCTTGTGGGAAAAGGACTGATTTTGGTTATGataaagattttgaagaaaagtaTTCTATTGGTAAATTATTGGGTCATGGCCAGTTTGGTTATACTTTTGTTGCTACTGATAAATCTAATGGAGATCGTGTTGCTGTTAAAAGGATTGACAAAAACAAG ATGATTCTTCCAATCGCTGTTGAGGATGTTAAGCGAGAGGTCAAGATATTCCGAGCACTCACAGGTCATGAGAATGTAGTTCAATTTCATAACGCGTTTGAGGATGATTCTTATGTCTACATTGTAATGGA ATTATGTGAGGGTGGTGAATTACTGGATCGTATATTATCCCA GAAGGATAGCCGATACACTGAGAAAGACGCAGCAATAATAGTACGCCAGATGCTTAAAGTTGCAGCTGAGTGCCATTTACATGGTTTGGTACATCGCGACTTGAAACCCGAG AATTTTCTTTTCAAGTCATCCAAAGAGGATTCACCACTTAAAGCCACAGATTTTGGTCTGTCTGACTTCATAAAGCCAG GAAAAAAGTTCCAGGACATTGTTGGTAGTGCATACTATGTTGCTCCAGAAGTACTGAAACGTCAATCTGGACCTGAATCAGATGTTTGGAGCATTGGTGTTATTACATACATTTTGCTATGTGGCAGGCGTCCATTCTGGGATAAGACTGAGGATGGCATATTCAAGGAG GTCCTTAAAGGAAAGCCTGACTTTGGAAGGAAACCATGGCCAAGCATAAGCCACAGTGCTAAAGATTTTGTAAAGAAGTTATTGGTGAAAGATCCTCGTGCAAGATTAACTGCAGCCCAAGCCTTAT CACACCCATGGGTTAGAGAAGGAGGAGATGCATCCGAGATCCCTGTGGATATTTCTGTTCTATCCAACATGAGGCAGTTTGTGAAATACAGCCGTTTTAAACAGTTCGCGCTTAGG GCTTTGGCAAGCACACTTGATGAAAATGAGCTGGCCAATCTCAAGGATCAATTTGATGCAATTGATGTGGATAAAAATGGGTCCATTAGTCTTGAGGAAATGAAAGAG GCCCTTGCTAAAGATCTTCCTTGGAAAATGAAGGAGACGCGTGTTGTTGAAATACTTCAAGCG ATAGACAGCAACACAGATGGGCTTGTGGACTTCTCTGAATTTGTTGCAGCAACTATACATGTGCATCAGTTAGAGGAACATGACTCTGAGAAGTGGCAGTTACGGTCTCAAGCCGCTTTTGAAAAATTTGACGTGGATAGAGACGGATTTATCACACCAGAGGAATTACGGACG CACACTGGACTGAAGGGTTCCATTGATCCACTCTTGGAAGAGGCAGACATCGACAAAGATGGGAAGATTAGTTTACCTGAATTTCGGAGACTTTTAAGAACCGCCAGCATTTCTTCAGTACGAGGAAGTAATAACACACGAAAATCATCCAGTATGAGGAATTCTCGCAGACTATAG
- the LOC113330438 gene encoding uncharacterized protein LOC113330438 — protein MAYIASKSDKLYKMAVDGIKDLFDRIMDEHNKLVKDNGSSQVLNCEPQEDNNRIQQLHQPLVENPNISQTKGRPPKDDKGKGKVSSTGRLLAGIESSTANKKRKCSVCQDTTHDKRIYPKKADMEQLKISEPSTNSSNEDTISLEIQ, from the exons ATGGCCTACATCGCATCAAAATCAGATAAGTTATACAAAATGGCAGTTGATGGTATAAAAGACCTTTTTGATAGAATCATGGATGAACATAATAAGTTGGTCAAAGATAATGGATCTTCACAAGTTCTGAATTGTGAACCTCAGGAAGATAATAACAGAATTCAGCAGTTGCATCAACCATTAGTTGAAAATCCAAATATATCACAAACTAAAGGAAGACCTCCCAAAGATGATAAAGGGAAAGGAAAAGTTAGCAGTACGGGTAGACTACTGGCTGGGATTGAATCGTCTACtgctaacaaaaaaagaaagtgttcagtTTGCCAAGACACAACGCACGACAAAAGAATCTACCCCAAAAAGGCAGATATGGAGCAATTAAAAATCAGTGAACCAA GTACAAACTCCAGCAATGAGGATACCATTTCACTTGAGATACAATAG
- the LOC113330437 gene encoding claspin-like — MCESEMEMDKKKKSVKDEKVDTEKDEKKQQPKKKSENESSVGRVKKSEVKKEESVRSEEDEKPAIKTTSKKAVMVPTKTAKQEVLKVEEKTQKSVVVKTRKVYDFPGQKRDPPEERDPLKIFYETLYKQLPNSEMAGFWMLESGLLPREEAAKVFQKKQKKKVLTSPIKAITTTSVKETTKSTTVKRVKSSPAASSTKKSKDSGSKPVAAAKNSKIRKEEDSASENESDDEFVLSKSKDSGKKSVAASKNSKKRKKEDSDLENESDDEFVLSKSKDSGKKSVAAAKNSKKRKNDSENDPDEEFFLSKAKGT; from the exons ATGTGTGAATCAGAGATGGAgatggataagaagaagaaatctgTGAAAGATGAGAAGGTTGATACTGAGAAAGATGAAAAGAAGCAGCAGCCGAAGAAGAAGTCTGAAAATGAAAGTTCAGTGGGTCGTGTCAAGAAATCTGAAGTGAAGAAAGAAGAATCTGTCAGATCGGAAGAAGACGAAAAACCAGCCATTAAAACTACTTCAAAGAAGGCTGTAATGGTTCCAACAAAAACGGCAAAGCAAGAGGTGTTGAAAGTGGAGGAGAAGACACAAAAGAGTGTGGTTGTTAAGACTAGGAAAGTGTATGATTTTCCTGGACAAAAGCGTGACCCTCCTGAAGAA AGAGATCCATTAAAGATTTTCTATGAAACTTTGTACAAGCAGTTGCCTAATAGTGAAATGGCTGGCTTCTG GATGCTGGAGTCTGGTTTGCTACCTAGAGAAGAGGCAGCCAAAGTGTTtcagaagaaacaaaagaaaaaagtacTCACCTCTCCTATCAAGGCTATTACCACCACTTCTGTGAAGGAAACGACAAAGTCTACTACTGTTAAGAGAGTCAAATCCTCTCCTGCTGCTTCTTCCACGAAGAAGAGCAAAGATTCAGGATCAAAGCCCGTAGCAGCAGCAAAGAACTCAAAGATACGAAAGGAGGAGGACAGTGCTTCGGAAAACGAATCTGACGATGAATTCGTTTTGTCTAAGAGCAAAGATTCTGGGAAGAAATCCGTAGCAGCATCAAAGAACTCAAAGAAACGTAAGAAGGAAGATAGTGATTTGGAAAACGAATCTGACGATGAATTCGTTTTGTCTAAGAGCAAAGATTCCGGAAAGAAATCCGTAGCAGCAGCAAAGAACTCAAAGAAACGTAAGAATGATTCGGAAAACGATCCTGACGAAGAATTCTTTTTGTCTAAAGCGAAAGGAACTTAA